The genomic region AGCGTCAAGCGCCGATCCCAGCGCGGCAATACGTCCCTGGTTGATCAAGACATCGCCTACGCCGTTGTATCGTCCGGGGTCGATGATGTGTCCGCCGGTGATGAATATCGTCACGTCAATCTCCTCAGTGTTCCTATCTCGTCTCTCGTCGATTCTCACGCTTCGCCTTCCGTGAGTCAGGCGTCATTCGGTCAGTTCGCCCCCGACAGGAGGTAGAGGATGCCCATCCGAACCGCCACGCCATTGGCCACTTGATCAAGAATGACCGATGAAAGACTGTCGGCGACTTCCGGCGCAATTTCCACGCCGCGATTGATGGGACCGGGGTGCATGACGATTGCTCCCGGATCGGCCAACTTGACCCGTTCACCCGTCAAACCAAAGAGCCGTGCATATTCGCGAATCGTGGGGAACAGCGCCCGCCCCTGCCGTTCCAGCTGCAGTCTCAACATCATGATCACCTGCACACCGGCGAGTCCTTCGTCCAAATTACGGTACACCCGCGCCCCCAGCCGCTCCACTCCCCAGGGCATCATGGTCGGCGGACCGATGAGCCGCACCTCCGCCCCCAACTTCGACAGCGCGTAGATGTTGGAGCGAGCCACGCGGCTGTGGGCGACGTCGCCGACGATCGCGACCTTGAGGCCCTCGAACGACAATCCGCGCTGGCGGATGGTGTAGAGGTCGAGCAGCGCTTGAGTCGGATGTTCGTGCCATCCGTCGCCTGCGTTGATCACGGATGACTTCACCCCTCGCGCCAGCGCTTCGGCCGCGCCGGCCGACGGGTGGCGTAAGACGATGATGTCCGCCTGCATCGCCTCGATGTTACGGGCGGTATCGAGCAACGTTTCACCCTTGACCACGCTGCTCGACGAAGGAGAAAAATTGATCACGTCGGCGCTGAGGCGTTTCGCGGCCAATTCGAACGACGTCCTCGTTCTCGTGCTGGGTTCAAAAAACAGATTGACGACGGTTCGGCCCCGCAACGCAGGGACCTTTTTGATCTCCCGCCCGGTCACTTCCTTGAAGGAATCCGCGGTATCGAGGATGAGGGTGATTTCCTCGACTGACAAGGGCGCCAGACTGAGCAAGTCCTTGCGTTTAAGGCTCATACGTCCCTCCTGCACGGGAATGCGTCACGGCCCCATGTCCTCTCTTGACCAGAATCGCCCACGGCACGGATCTCACGATCGCGAGATGACCACTCGATCCTCTTCACCAGCCTCCTCCAACAGCACTTGAATCTGTTCTTCCCGTGAGGTCGGAATGTTCTTGCCGACGTAGGTCGCCTTGATCGGCAATTGACGATGGCCCCGATCGATCAGGACGGCGAGTTGGATTTCGGCCGGGCGGCCCAAGTCCATCAGTCCATCCATGGCAGCCCGAATCGTCCTTCCCGTGAACAGCACGTCGTCAATCAGCACGATGATCTTGTCCGAGATATCGAACGGAACCGAGGTCTTGCGTAAAACCGGCTGCTCCTTCCTCAAAGCTAAATCATCCCGGTAGAGGGTGATGTCCAACTCTCCCATGGGCACCGTCACTCCCTCAATGTCATGAATGCGCCGTACCAGCCGATGGCCGAGATGGACCCCGCCGGTCCTGATCCCGACCAAAGCCAACTGAGCCACGCCCTTGTTCCGTTCCAGGATCTCGTGGGCGATCCGCGTGACGGCCCGGCTGATATCGCCGGCATCCATCACCGGCTTTTCTTGCGTAGGATCATTCTTCACGTGAGACATCGTCCGCGTCCGGGCATAAAAAAACCTCCCCGCCAGAACGTGGCGAGAAGGCCTCGAAGTTTCGACCGGCACGAGCCGGGGCTTGGTTCATGTCCTGCTCCTTGCTCACCTCGCAGGATGAGCATTAAAGGTTTCGGCATCTTACCGAGCTTCGCGGAAGACTGTCAAGACAAGACCGGGGTTAAGGGACGCGCGTGAGGCTCATTCGCACACAAGTCCTTTCAACGTATTGACAAGGCCGCGGCTTCATACCTTGATGACCTGATACAAGGTTAAACCCGCTTTCAGCGTCGCTTTGGGTAACACGTTCCGATGCATACGAAACGTCGGTAAAGTGTCCACCGGTTCTTGCCAGGCAAGTCTGAATCCCCACGAGCGCCAGAATGCTCCGAGGCCTGCAGGGCCCGTCACAAATGCGCCTCCTCCGCTGCGTAATGCACCGCCGAGTTCGCCGACGGCCGATGCGAGAAGGACCGGATCCGCACCGACGGCATACGGAATCCAGAAATAGGCCAGATCATGAAGATCTGGGGATGGACGATCCGTCCCGCCTTTCCCATCCAGCCGCAATTTGATCCCGGCGAGCCAATCCCACCGCTTGAGACCGGCGCAGATCGTCCACAATTGCTGTGCCTGTTTCTGCGCCAGCGCCGGAACGCTGACCCACGCCGTGTAATTCCGCGGACGATCGAACGGCACACACGTGGCGATGACTGCATCGCCGTTGGCGATGAGGACGCGCCGGGCTTCGGTGAGCATCTTCCCGATTTCGCGATCTTGCTGGGCGGAATCCTGGATATAATCCGCGACAAACGGCTGCGCCGCAGTCTCTCCGATCTCTGCACCGTCCTCAGGGTAGAACAGCACGGCGCCATAGGCGTCAGGGGGATCGATCGGCGGCAGCGCCGGAACGAACAGCGATCGCCAATCGACCGGACTCACCGTCGTCTCGGCTACAGGTTGATCCCGATGACCTTCCGGTAACGCAACGCGCAACCGCGACTCACGATGCCTGTCCCGCAAGATCACACTTCCTTCGGCGACAAAGGCCACGCGATCGCACGGATTCACCTTATTGATCACGGGGGTCACATAAGGCAAGCCCGCTGAATCGTCGGCCAGCGTGGCCTTTTGAAGCGAATCCCCTTTGTAGGTCAGACAACAACCGTGCGCCGCATCAAAGTACCGCAGCGGCGGCGACGGGGCCGGGAGCCAACGCACTTCATGAGCGCGCACCTGGTCCATGAACACGGTGTGGACATCGCGATGTCCCTCCACGTGTGGAGTGAAATAGGAACAGAACAGCCGAAAGGCCGCTTCCGATGGATAGGTGGGTAAGCCTCGATACCGAAGCGGAGTGGGAGCCGAACGAGTCTGACACTGATCATCATACAGCCCGCGGATCAACTCGAACGCGGCCGATCCGGTGCCGGGCAGCAGCGACTTAAAGAGTTCGACCACCGGCAGAAAGTCGATGTTCGCCCAATTCATGGCACCCATGCAGGACATGAATCGACTGTCGGAGAAATCTCCGTTCTTGAGGAGGTACAATGCGTCCTTCCGATGGCGGATCCTGGCGATTCCGACTTTGTCTATGGACACATCCTCGTCTCGATAGAACCAGCGGACTTCCTCTATCGGCACCTGCATGGCCTGTGCGGCCATGCCCCGCAGATCATCGGAGGTGAGACGCTGCCACCCCGGTCTCGTCGCAAGGTTCAGCATCGTCTCATTCACCAGTCCGGCCGGCTTGATGCCGACCCATGCGCCCCAATCCAGCCGGATCCTGGCTCGCAAGAGGATAGGCTTTCCTTGGATATCCTCGCCCCATTCGCATTCGTGGAGGGGATGCCCGGCGGGGTCCGTCGCAAGAATGCGCCGGCCGTCAGAACGATAAAACACGAGGTGACCGGTGAGTTGGCGGACTACCCGCCCGCCTGCCTGTTCAACACCTTCAAGGAACGCCAGATTACCGGGGAACCGAATATGACCGGGAGTCTTAACCGCAACAAGGGCAGGATCAGCCATCTCACTAACTTATGAAAGGAATCACTGTGGCCGCCGTATTCAGCATTCGGTCATTCGCGGATTTGGCCGCTGCCCAGGACGACAAACTTCGAACAGGTGAGTTCCTGCAGTCCCATAGGCCCGCGCGCGTGGATCCGCGAGGTACTGATTCCGATCTCCGCCCCAAGACCGAACTGATATCCGTCGTTCAATCTCGTTGATGCATTGACCAATACGGCGCTCGCGTCGACTTCCCGAAGAAATCGCATGGCCTTTTGATAATTGCCGGTCACAATGGCCTCGGTATGGTGAGATCCGTAGCGGGCGATGTGCTCCAACGCTTCGTCGATATTCTTCACGACTTTGACGGCCAGGGTCAGATCCAGAAATTCCTTTCCGTAGTCGTCATCGGCCGCCGGCTTGGCCAACGAGGAGAGTTGACAGGTCTTCGGACATCCTCGTACTTCCACCTTCGCCGCGGACAGCTTCTCGACAAATCCGGCCAACCATGTACGGGCGATTCCGTGATGGACCAGCAGCGTCTCCATCGCATTGCAGGTGGACGGCCGTTGCACTTTGGCGTTGAGCGCGATCCGGTCTGCCATCGCGGCATCCGCATCGTCATCCACGTAGATGTGACACACTCCTGCGTCATGTTTGAGCACCGGAATGGTGGAATGCTCCGCCACCGTTCGCATGAGAGACTCGCCCCCGCGCGGAATGATGAGATCGACATACCGGTCCTGCTTTAGGAAGATAGGAACCGCCTCACGATCCGCTCGCGTGATGAAACCGATCGCGCCAGAGGGGATACCGGATTTTTCAGCCGCTTCAGACAGCGCGGCCGCGATCGCTCTGTTGGAGTGAATCGCTTCACTGCCTCCGCGAAGAACGCAGGCATTGCCCGATTTCAAACACAGCGCTGCGGAATCTGCGGTGACGTTCGGACGGGATTCGTAAATGATGCCGATGACGCCGATGGGAACCCGCACTCGTCCGACCTGCATCCCGTTGGGTCGAATCCACATCTTGGGGGTTTCACCCAGCGGGTCGGCCAACTTCGCCACCTCCCTGATACCGTCGGCCATTTCGGAAATCCGTGAAGGCGACAACCGAAGCCGATCCGCCATGGCCTTTCGCTCGGGTGCTGCGCCGAACGCGTCGAGGTCCTGCTCATTCGCGGCCAATATCGGTTCTGACCGCTCTTCCAACGCGTCGGCCATGGCCGACAATGCCCGATTCTTTACAGACGTCGACAGCGTGGCGAGTTGCCCTGAAGCTTGCCGTGCCCGTTTGACCAGAGTCTCTATGTATTCTTCAGCGGATTGTTCCGGAACCTCGGAATACTCGACGGGTTCCTTCGGTTCGGCGGGCAGCGTACTGTCTCGGGTCTTGTCAGCCATTACCATCCTGCTTTCTTCAACATATTACCTTTGTACGCCGAACAGAATACCGTGGGGCTTTCCAAGGGGTCAAGGCGCTTGATCAACGTTCCCCAGTGGGGTTCCCGCCACCTCGCAACATCCACGGCTCCTCTTCTAGAAGGAAGAGGCGGGCGGCACCATGATGTTGCCAGATGGACCCGATGAATCCGAAGGCTGCGAGTTCGCTTGATTGGATTGATTCGATCCGGTCGGAAACTGGTTCATCGCGTTTGGAGGAGGCACGTTGACGGGCACAGTAGATGGAAACGCACCGGCCATGGAGGGATTGGGGAACTGAAAAATCCAGTCACGATAGCTCTTCTTGCCGTCGAAGTGGCGAACGGGCAATGGGAACTCATGCTTCCGAATCGGCTCCGCAACGCTTCTGCTCCGAACCCCCATAATGCCGCCGTAAGGGCCCTTGAGATATTCCCACTCTCCATGGGTCATGGGATCTCGATAGGCCTTGCGGAGAAACGGCTTGGGTAATCGCGTTAACTCGACCAAGGACTGGGGATACACTTCCCCCTGGGTGACGCGGCCGGCCTTCATCGTAGCGGAATACAGCGCCAGAGCATTTTGGATTTCAATGCCCTTGGTCAGCAAATCCGCTTCCTGTTCACGTTGAATCATGCCTTTCCATTGCTTGGCCGCAGTGGTGGTCGCAATGCCGATCAGGACGATCGCAAACATGAGAAACAGATAGGTGATGCCGCGCTCATCGCCGAACAACCTTCCCACGCGATGGCTCCTAGGGCTCAGAGGCGGATTCTTCGGACAGCGGAACCGCATATTCGAGATGAGAATTTCGATCCTGCAACATGACGCTATCCGGCGTGATCAATTTCACGATCACGTGATTTTCAAGGATCTCTCCTTTGCCGGCGACATACACATCGTCATTCTTCGTCAACACGGCCAGGTCACGGGCCTTCTCACGATCTCCTCCTTCCTTCCGCACAAAGCCCAAATAATGAAATTGTGCCAACTCCGTCAGAATCACTTGTTGCTGTTGGGCGGTGTCCGGGACGGCGTCAGATGAAGGCCCTGCCGCCTCAGCCATGCCCGGCAAGGAGAAAATATTCCGGGGCATGACAAACGAGAGATTTCGCTGATCCCGCGAGGATGTCAACAGATCAAGTTGGACATGCAAGCCGCTGCCGTGATCGTTCCGTCCTTGCTGAGCAGAATGTCGGCCCGAGACGTTGGTGAGGGGCATACGAGGCGGCTCTTCCGTCGTTGACCATAACCACATGCCGATTCCTCCCCATACCGCCAGAAGAACCGCCAATAGACCCGCTTTCTTATGCCCGCCACTCATCGACATGCCAGGTTTCTTACTGTGATGATCCGATCAATGCTTCACTTACCTTAAGATACGTGGCGATCTTAATGTTAAACGTCAACATTTGATCCTGGTGTTCTGGTGCCTGCATCAAATCGACGTCCTCGATATAAACCAATTCCTCGGCGGTCTCGAGATCGTACAGAAACCGCCGAAGATCCTCATACTTGCCGGTCATTGTCCCTTGCAGAATGCCGCGGGTGATGTGGGAGACAGGCGTGGGCTCTGTCTTGTAGGAAAGAGCCGGAAGAGCCACGTGATTTCGCTTGGCCTCATCCGTGATGCCCAGCGCCAGCGGAGCGAAATCCCGTTCATCGGGAAGAGCCGTCCATACCTCCGCCAAGTCCTTTCTCGCCTGCCGTGCCTCCAGGTGGAACTGATGCGCTTTGCGGCCCTGCAACCATTCCCGTTCGAATCGAGCTAATTGCATGTCGGCCGATTCGACTCCAAAAGACATGCTCAGCCAGAGGAGTCCAAACAGTAATATGGTAAGCCCCACCCACGGCGCCAACGGCCCATACGGACTCTTGAGAACCTCGATCAGTCGATTCATGCGCCGGAGGCCTTCTCGCGGTTGTACTTTAATGAAAGATCGAACTCGACCAGCCCGTCCCCACCCACATGGTGCTGCCCAAGGACGGGATCCCGAAAGACAGGGTGGTCCTGGAGTTTCATCGTCAAGGCCGTAATGTCTTCAACCGTGATGGCCGCGCCTGTCAGATGGACCACCCTTCCCACAGAATCGAGCCGAACGCTCTTGATCGAGACGCGTTGAGGAATCGCCTCCTCGAGGCCGGATAGAAATTGGGTCCATGAAAAGTTTCGCTTGGCGAGCAATTCGTTGGCCAAACTCACCTCGGCCGGCAAAATGTTCAGACTGTGAGCCGACAGATCGATCCCTTCCTTCCGAGCGCCAGCCACAAGTTGGCGGTCCTGATCCCGGATTTGATCAAGACGCGTCTGCATCTCGCGCAGTTCTGCAAGTCGATTCATCGTGAGCGCGAGAGTCCATGCGATCCACAGACAGGCCAGAATACAGAGTGTGGCAAGTCCTGCCCGCACCGGTTTGACGTACCATCGGTAGCGGCTGGCAAGGTCGAGATGAAAATATTGCGTGCTGCTCGACCCAGGCAGAAATATCCTGCCTAATGCCACGACAGATGAATGCTTCAGCATACTCATCGTTTAGATCATCCCGGCCACTACTGGAAGGGCTTCCAGGGATGCCGTGCCGCCGCCGGTCTTCCATCCTAGCGAGTCGATATGATTCCAGGTCACACTTTCCACGGTCACGCCGAGTTCCCGGTTCAGTGCCGCCCCCCAATGCTGGCAGGAATCGGTTGCCATGAGGATGATTTCCTTTGCTTGCACCTGGGGGTGCTGCTCCTGACAAGCGAGAAACGACGCCGAGATTTCCCTCAATACTCTGTCCTCGACGTTGCCACCCGCCTGGGCCGAATGCACCGGATCTTCGGGAAGAAGCTTTGTCCGGACGAACACCGGCCGCCGGTCATGAAAGATGAAACACGTCAGCGCGCCATCGAGCACCGTAACCCATGCCAGATCATGGTGCAGCCTACGACGACCGCCCGCGGCTCGCAGCCAGAGGTTAAAGGAGCTGAAACTCGTCACACCCACTTCCCGCGGGACCAGGCCGGCCGCCTCGCATACCGCTTCGTATTGATGGAGGATGCTGTCTTGAATGACGACAACCAGGACGACGTGAGAATTGTCATCCGCCCCGGATGCTGGAAATACCTGCCAGACCAACTTGGTGCCGACAAGCGGAAGGCGCTGCTCCTGTCCGAGTCTCCACCGGATGAGGGCTTCGAGTTCCTCGCTCCTCGACGGCAAGTGATCCAGAGAGAGAACAATCGTTCGCACAGCCAAATCCGGCAACACCAGAGTGATTGCTTTGGGCAGCTCCGACATTCCGATTTTCTCCGTCAACCGGCTCCGGCTGCCGGAGCTCACCAGGGAACGAAGCCGTTCCTCCAGCACGGCATGATTGATCACATTGGGATCAATCGGCGACAGCTTGATCGAATCTGCCGGCAGGGGCGACGAATGGCATCGATAGCGATGCCTACCACGCCACGTGCGAATGTGCTCCCCCCACACCAATCCACGGCTCCCGACCTTCAGACAAAACCTCGGTTTACCGCCGAATCCGAGCACCTAGCTTTCCTCGTTGAACGTGACGCGATTGATCTCGCGTAAGGTGGAGGAGCCGTCTATTACCTTTCGCACGGCGGATTGCCGCAAGGTGATCATGCCCGACGTCACCGCTCGATAACGAATTTCGGACAGCGGCCGCTCAGCCAAAATCATTTCCTTGATCTCATCGGTCAAGTCCAAGAATTCGGTGATGCATTTTCTCCCACGGTAACCGGTCCCCAGGCATTCTTGACATCCCTTTCCCTGATAGAAGGGAAGGTCTTTGTATTCTTCATAGTCCAGTCCTGATTCCTGAGCGAGGGCTTGATCGAGCTTGACCGCCATCCGACAGGCCGAACACACGATTCGAATGAGCCGCTGCGCCAACACGCAGTTGAGCGCGGCCAAGAAGTTGTACGAATCGATCCCCATGGACGCAAAACGTCCGATCACGTCGAAGACGTTATTGGCATGGACGGTGGTCAGGACAAGATGCCCGGTTAACGCCGATTGGATGGCAATTTGAGCGGTTTCAGCATCGCGAATTTCGCCGACCATGATCTTGTCAGGATCATGACGCAGGATCGAGCGTAATCCCCTGGCAAAAGTGAGGCCTTTTTTCTCATTGACCGGGATTTGCACAACCCCCGGCAGCTGGTACTCGACGGGATCTTCGATCGTGATGAGCTTGTCCTCTTTCACGTTCATTTCAGTGATGGCCGCATACAAGGTGGTCGTCTTTCCGCTACCGGTCGGACCGGTCACCAGCACCATGCCGTACGGCCTCGTAATAGCGCGCCGGAATCGTTTGAGGTCTTCTTCGTTGAACCCCAATCGGTCCAGCCGCAGCGCAGACACGCCGGTCGTAATCGCCTCCCGATCCAGAATCCGGATAACCACCGATTCTCCGAAGACGCTGGGAAGGATCGAGACCCGAAAATCCACCGTCTTGCGCTCCAGCCTCATCCGAAAGCTGCCGTCCTGCGGCACGCGGCGCTCCGCGATATCGAGATCCGACATGACTTTGAGCCGCGAAACCAACGGCGCGTGCAATCGAATGTCGAGAGGTTCCATGGCCGGCACGAGAATCCCGTCGACACGAAATTTGACCTTCGTCGCGCGATCCGCGGCTTCGATATGGATGTCGCTCGCGCGCCGTTGCATCGCACTCAACATGATGGAGTCGAGAAGTTTGACGGCCGGGCTTTGGTCTTCCCCGCCCTGGTCGATCGTGAGGATTTCATCTCCCCGTTCGTCCTCCTTTACGAGAACGGACCGGTACTCCGCCTCCAGCTCGCGGAGCGCTTGGCTTGAACCTTCGCTGCGGTCCAACGCCAGGAGAATGGCATTGCGCGGGCTGACCACGAGATCCAATTCGCGGCCGAGCAGCAATTCCAGTTCATCGAGTGCAAGCAGGTTGTAGGGATCAGGGATGGCGACGACGAGCCGGCTCCCCTGTTCGGCGATGGGAACGAACGGATGGCGCTGCATCAGCTTGACCGACAGGGAACCATAGAACGACTGGTCCACACGGAAGTCCGTCAAGGGATCGAACGGAAGCCCGAACTGGAGCGCCAGCGCCCGTGCAAGCTGCTCCTCGGACAAGAGCCCCTCGCTCACCAGAGTTTGTCCGAGACCGGCCGACACCCCATGCAGCCGGTCGAGCGTCTGCTCGACTGTCTGCCTGGGCAGCAGCCCTTCGTTCACAAGCACGTCTGCCAACGTCGGTCTCCCGCCGCTCTTGGTCACCAATCCCTGTACACGACTCATTCGAATCCCCTCACGGTGAAGGAGGCTCCCCTTACACCGTTCCCGCCATCTGGAAGACCGGCAGATACATGACGATCACAATTCCGCCGACCAGCACTCCCATGACCAGTAGGAGGACCGGTTCGATCCAGGTGGTCAACTGGGTCAACCGAAGATCGAGATCTCCCTCATAGAATTCCGCGACATCATGAAGCATCGCCTCAAGCGCGCCAGTTTCTTCTCCGACCGAAAGCATCTCGATCGCCAGTTTCGGAAAGACACCGGGTCGGCCCAACGCGGCAGCCAAGGTGGTGCCTTCGCGAATGTCATCGACAGCTTCACCGATTCCCCCGGCAATGTATCGGTTGGAGACCGCCCCTTTGGTAATCTGTAACGCATCGACCAGGGGAGTCCCCCCGGCGAGGATCGTTCCCAACGTCCGCGCCAATTGGATCGTATGATGTTTCACGAAAATCTGCCCTAGAAGAGGCGCCCGCAGCAGCATTCGATCCGCCGCTAGGTGACCAGGCGGCGTCGCATAATAGGCCCGTCCGGCCAATAGCACGGCCGCGAGCGATACCGCCGTCGGGATCAGATACGCGTGTGCCGCCGTGACGAGATCGATCAATGCCTGCGTCGCGACCGGCAAGGTCTTGGCCGATTCACTATAGACGGAGATGAATGTGGGCATGACATACGCCAATAAGAATCCGACGACCCCGACGCCGACGAGAATCAGAAACCCAGGATAGGCAAGAGCTTTTGCCACCTTCTGGCGAAGTCCGAGCATCAACTTCAAATAGGTGATGAAACGCTGCAATACGTCCCCCACGTTTCCCGATTGCTCGCCAGCCTTGAAGGTGGCGATATAGAGCTCGGAGAAATATGCGGGATGTTTGGCAAGCGCCTCGGAAACGGAAGCGCCGCCGCGAATATCCTGCCTCACCATCCGGAGTACCTGTTGAAACCCCGAATGGCGCGCCCGTTCGATCAAGAGATCCCACACGCGGAGCACAGGCAATCCGGCCTTCACTAATGCCAGCAACTCCTGATTGAAGATGAGGAACTCTCCGAGAGGCAGTCCACGGAACGGCGAAAGACTGAGAGTGGAACCGCCGACCGCTCCGCCACGGCGTTGAAGTTTGAAAACGAGATACCCCTGTCCTTCAAGTTTGGCGCGGACGAGTTGCTCCTCCTCGCCTTCGACTTGACCGTCCAAGGTCGATCCATCCGGGCGAGCGATTCTGTACGAAAAGACCGGCATGGCTCGATTCACAGACCAGGTTGAGGTCTATCCGTCTTAGGGAATCGACTCCGGAACTCCTGGGACAGATGCTCGTCCCCTCCGACCTTCCGGAAGCCGGAGCGCCTGACCGATTTCGATGGCGTTGCCCGAAAGCTGATTGATCTCGCGCAGCTGGTGCAATGAGACATGATGCCTCTTGGCCAGACTCCACAATGTGTCTCCGTATTTCACGAAGACGGTGCGAGGTGCAGGCTCGCCATAAGAAAAATCCCTATCGCTTGCCATGTCGTCATAGTCCACCGACGTACCCATCAATGCCGCAGGCGTGGCGACCATGGCTGTCTTTTGCGCCTTACGACCGGATCCTTCTCGAAAGGCCGGCAGGACATCCTGAATCCCGTCTTTGGACATGCCGGACTTGGACAGATGTTTTTGCAGCCGCTTTAACTGGCTGTGCAATTGAAGGCTGCTGCGAGAGAGTCGCTCCCGTTCTGCCCGGGCTGTCATCAGTTCTTCGCGCTGGAGTTCGATCACTTGTTTGGCTTCGGCGACGCGACGTTCCGCCTCCCGGACCCGGCCTTCGAGCTGAGCACGAGCCACCTGCGCATCCGCCAGTTCCTGCCGCCGCACGTCCAACTCGGCCCTTAACTCCGTGATCGTGCGTTGCGTATCTCTGACCTGGGTCTTGAGCGTGTCGATGCTCAACTGGAGGTCGACTACCTCTGGTTCTGCCATCGGTTCCAGTTCTCCGCAGGCAGCGTTCGACAAAGCCACAAGAAACAGAACGACACCCGCGCCGAGCCGAACCAGGCGCTCGCATGCACAGATCTTACGGCCGATGAGCTTCATCCCCGTTACCATCGATTGTACGGAACTCCGTTCGTCCCGACGAAGTCGGACCCTGAAAAGACGTCGATGACGCCTTCTTCGACACCCCCGGTGATCTCCTGCCACGTGGTTTCGGAATTGGTGAACGGATCCTTGGGAACGGTCCGCAGGTAACCGGTACCGACCAATATCTGCAGGGAAGCTGGAAATTTTCCCTGATCCGCACGATGTTGATCGAGGACGTCACGCAATGTGAAAAGATCCTGTCGCAGCGCGGCTTCTCGGGCCTTGATTAAAGAGGCTTGGTATGTTGGTATCGCCATCGTCGCCAATATCCCGACGATTGAAACGACGATCAACAACTCGATCAACGTAAAACCGTTCGGCATCCGCACCGTACGGTTACCAATCGCGATATTTGGTTCCATCAAGCGCGACGTCATCGCTTTTCGTCATTACATCGTAGATGTCTTCACCGCACCAACTCGACGCGTCAGGCGCATCCTTGTAGCAACGGAATCGCCAGTCCGCCTTTCCGGTCAACGGATCGATGGGAAGACTCCTCAAGTAACGCCGGATCGTCGAGCCTCGGACCGTCGCTTCCTCACCGGTGAGAGTCACTCCGAGCAACACGTTCAGGGATTTTGGATAGCCATAGAGGCTGCTGACCTCCTTACAGGTCAGCTTGTTCTTAAGACACACGGGGCCGACCAGCACATCGCCATCCCGATTCCATTCCAGCTTGAACGTATCGATGGCCGCCCGGACGATCCGCAGGTGCTGTCGCAACTCTACTTCGTGCGCTCGTTTGGTCGACAGGCGGCTCAACGGAAGCGCCACGGACGCGAGGATCATCACGATCGTCAGCGTCACCATCAATTCCAGAAGCGTGACGCCGGACTGTTTCACCGCACCCTCACGATCCCCCTTCCGTCGAAGGACGGTGGAGAGGATCCTCCCGGCGTATCCTTGAGCGATACGCTCACGGGGGATACGCCCGGGGCCTTCGCCACAAACGTCGCGGTCACGGTTCGTCCGCCGCCGGACGCCCGCGGCGCGTTCGAGGCAATCGTAAATTCGACCGGGGCGTCCTCCTCCAAACCGGTTCCCGATTCAGACGGGGTCCGGTCGGCCGGCACCACATCGCCGTAGGCCAGCGACTTGAGCTGCAAGACTTTCGAATCGAACCGGAGTTGGAACAGTCCGTCGGCGGAAGTGCGTAGCCGCTCATCGTTGAATGACAGCTTGAATTCCTTGCCCACCGATACGACGGAACTCTCGGGTTTGATCGAGACGATTTGCCCGACCGTGGCCATGCGGGCCAGGGAAGCAACCGCGGTCTTGCCTTGCCCATTTGTTTTCGCAATACCGCCGGCCGGCACGCCCATCACCCCTGAATTCAAGAGCTTGGCACCGGAAATGGTCTTCCCCTGCGGCGTGAACAACGGGTTCGTCGCATAGGTGGAGTCGGTTCCCGACC from Nitrospira japonica harbors:
- a CDS encoding aspartate carbamoyltransferase catalytic subunit yields the protein MSLKRKDLLSLAPLSVEEITLILDTADSFKEVTGREIKKVPALRGRTVVNLFFEPSTRTRTSFELAAKRLSADVINFSPSSSSVVKGETLLDTARNIEAMQADIIVLRHPSAGAAEALARGVKSSVINAGDGWHEHPTQALLDLYTIRQRGLSFEGLKVAIVGDVAHSRVARSNIYALSKLGAEVRLIGPPTMMPWGVERLGARVYRNLDEGLAGVQVIMMLRLQLERQGRALFPTIREYARLFGLTGERVKLADPGAIVMHPGPINRGVEIAPEVADSLSSVILDQVANGVAVRMGILYLLSGAN
- the pyrR gene encoding bifunctional pyr operon transcriptional regulator/uracil phosphoribosyltransferase PyrR, with product MSHVKNDPTQEKPVMDAGDISRAVTRIAHEILERNKGVAQLALVGIRTGGVHLGHRLVRRIHDIEGVTVPMGELDITLYRDDLALRKEQPVLRKTSVPFDISDKIIVLIDDVLFTGRTIRAAMDGLMDLGRPAEIQLAVLIDRGHRQLPIKATYVGKNIPTSREEQIQVLLEEAGEEDRVVISRS
- a CDS encoding glutamate-5-semialdehyde dehydrogenase, with the translated sequence MADKTRDSTLPAEPKEPVEYSEVPEQSAEEYIETLVKRARQASGQLATLSTSVKNRALSAMADALEERSEPILAANEQDLDAFGAAPERKAMADRLRLSPSRISEMADGIREVAKLADPLGETPKMWIRPNGMQVGRVRVPIGVIGIIYESRPNVTADSAALCLKSGNACVLRGGSEAIHSNRAIAAALSEAAEKSGIPSGAIGFITRADREAVPIFLKQDRYVDLIIPRGGESLMRTVAEHSTIPVLKHDAGVCHIYVDDDADAAMADRIALNAKVQRPSTCNAMETLLVHHGIARTWLAGFVEKLSAAKVEVRGCPKTCQLSSLAKPAADDDYGKEFLDLTLAVKVVKNIDEALEHIARYGSHHTEAIVTGNYQKAMRFLREVDASAVLVNASTRLNDGYQFGLGAEIGISTSRIHARGPMGLQELTCSKFVVLGSGQIRE
- a CDS encoding type II secretion system protein; its protein translation is MGRLFGDERGITYLFLMFAIVLIGIATTTAAKQWKGMIQREQEADLLTKGIEIQNALALYSATMKAGRVTQGEVYPQSLVELTRLPKPFLRKAYRDPMTHGEWEYLKGPYGGIMGVRSRSVAEPIRKHEFPLPVRHFDGKKSYRDWIFQFPNPSMAGAFPSTVPVNVPPPNAMNQFPTGSNQSNQANSQPSDSSGPSGNIMVPPASSF
- the pilO gene encoding type 4a pilus biogenesis protein PilO codes for the protein MNRLIEVLKSPYGPLAPWVGLTILLFGLLWLSMSFGVESADMQLARFEREWLQGRKAHQFHLEARQARKDLAEVWTALPDERDFAPLALGITDEAKRNHVALPALSYKTEPTPVSHITRGILQGTMTGKYEDLRRFLYDLETAEELVYIEDVDLMQAPEHQDQMLTFNIKIATYLKVSEALIGSSQ
- a CDS encoding PilN domain-containing protein; this translates as MSMLKHSSVVALGRIFLPGSSSTQYFHLDLASRYRWYVKPVRAGLATLCILACLWIAWTLALTMNRLAELREMQTRLDQIRDQDRQLVAGARKEGIDLSAHSLNILPAEVSLANELLAKRNFSWTQFLSGLEEAIPQRVSIKSVRLDSVGRVVHLTGAAITVEDITALTMKLQDHPVFRDPVLGQHHVGGDGLVEFDLSLKYNREKASGA